One genomic window of Psychrobacter cibarius includes the following:
- a CDS encoding type VI secretion system tube protein Hcp → MKDIYIQFRGKYKIDGESRDSEHKGWLEVNTWDHLIRQPKSATASSVGGHTSERCEHADMTFMKDLDSTSPKLWEACSAGYTFDEIQIDFYRANGDKRVKYLEVKLKHALIASVEPTVRSEGVPIEKVGIKYAAVEWTYTQQDIDGTAKGAVTKKWSLANNTATYTA, encoded by the coding sequence ATGAAAGATATTTATATTCAGTTCCGCGGTAAATATAAAATTGATGGCGAGTCTCGTGATAGCGAGCATAAAGGTTGGCTTGAAGTAAATACTTGGGATCACTTGATCCGTCAGCCAAAATCAGCGACAGCAAGTAGCGTTGGTGGCCATACTTCTGAGCGTTGTGAGCATGCTGACATGACGTTTATGAAAGATTTGGACTCAACCAGTCCTAAACTATGGGAAGCGTGTTCTGCTGGTTATACTTTTGATGAGATTCAAATTGATTTTTATCGTGCCAACGGTGACAAACGCGTTAAATATCTTGAAGTAAAACTTAAGCATGCGCTGATCGCAAGTGTCGAGCCAACGGTACGTTCTGAAGGCGTACCAATCGAAAAAGTCGGTATCAAATATGCTGCTGTTGAGTGGACTTACACCCAGCAAGATATCGATGGTACTGCTAAAGGCGCTGTGACTAAAAAATGGTCACTAGCCAACAACACTGCTACTTATACCGCCTAA
- the tssF gene encoding type VI secretion system baseplate subunit TssF: MDSLLPYFEHELSLFNKQSKEFAKKYPKIANRLLMGHDTVDDPHIERLIQAFSLISARINKKLDDSYADFTESLLEVVYPDYLKPFPSVSIAQFNLGVQGNAMSEAVLVPKNSAFASQKINGTPCQFQSTQDVTLLPLQIDSVDFETRQEVYDNQHGLLNGCISIKFKGLNSSFDYQALLNHSLDLYIDEDASQGTSLWDLLGCDVKQTHLHGRQVNKITGSPFEIIGFDPEQQILPSHRVSNAASALLKEYFYFPEKFNFLRLNLGKVCPNLKIDSNGFEIRCYFRFDKKNTIRLKNLQQLSASSIKLFCTPVVNLFKAAAKPIQVTHRSIYYDLVPDTRALFQHEIYEVNKVIESKQSDNRLIQREYHPFYALNHYEQQDDGRYYHIKRDKDMAEFKQGFEYQIMFVEKNREDLAGAVSMSASLLCTNRDLPAQVVFGQSRGDLFSEGMTGFSSLSLLKQPTRTARFDYTGEERWRLISLISLNFLSLAAQDAELMKEYLSLYDITQSASNKLLVEGIVSVETSIEARRIQRLPQPGFVRGTLINIQISQKNFAGVSIRQFAHLLAHVFGYHASLNSFVEVSISDAITKEEIYRCQPRSGLSPLI; the protein is encoded by the coding sequence ATGGACAGTTTACTTCCTTACTTTGAGCATGAGCTTAGCCTGTTTAATAAACAGTCAAAAGAATTTGCCAAAAAATATCCCAAAATAGCCAATCGGTTGTTGATGGGGCACGATACCGTCGATGATCCGCATATAGAGCGGTTGATACAGGCTTTTTCGCTCATCAGTGCGCGCATCAATAAAAAATTGGACGATTCATACGCTGATTTTACCGAATCTCTATTAGAAGTCGTTTATCCCGATTATCTCAAACCTTTTCCATCGGTCTCTATTGCACAGTTTAATCTAGGCGTACAGGGCAATGCGATGAGCGAGGCAGTCTTAGTCCCTAAAAATAGTGCGTTCGCCAGCCAAAAAATAAATGGCACGCCTTGCCAGTTTCAGTCAACCCAAGATGTGACCTTGCTGCCGCTACAGATAGATAGCGTCGACTTTGAAACTCGTCAAGAGGTGTATGACAATCAGCATGGACTGCTGAATGGCTGTATCAGTATCAAATTTAAGGGGCTTAATTCAAGCTTTGACTATCAAGCCTTATTAAACCACTCGTTAGATTTGTATATAGACGAGGACGCCAGTCAGGGTACTAGTCTATGGGATTTACTAGGGTGTGATGTCAAGCAAACGCATCTGCATGGTAGGCAGGTCAATAAGATTACGGGTAGTCCGTTTGAGATTATAGGCTTCGATCCTGAGCAGCAAATTCTTCCGAGTCATCGAGTGAGTAATGCTGCCTCTGCCTTATTAAAGGAATACTTCTATTTCCCTGAAAAATTCAATTTCTTGCGCCTTAATCTTGGTAAGGTTTGTCCAAATTTAAAGATCGATAGCAATGGCTTTGAGATTCGCTGTTACTTTAGATTTGATAAAAAAAATACCATCCGCCTAAAAAACTTGCAGCAGCTCAGTGCCAGCAGTATTAAATTGTTTTGCACGCCCGTCGTCAATTTATTCAAGGCGGCTGCTAAGCCTATTCAAGTGACCCATCGTTCGATCTATTACGATTTGGTGCCTGATACTCGTGCGCTGTTTCAACATGAAATCTATGAGGTTAATAAAGTCATAGAGTCGAAGCAAAGCGACAATCGTTTGATACAACGTGAATATCATCCGTTTTATGCGCTCAATCACTATGAGCAGCAAGATGATGGTCGTTATTATCATATCAAACGTGATAAGGATATGGCTGAGTTCAAGCAGGGTTTTGAATATCAGATTATGTTTGTAGAAAAAAATCGCGAAGATTTAGCTGGCGCGGTGAGTATGAGTGCGTCTTTATTGTGTACCAATAGAGATTTGCCGGCTCAAGTGGTATTCGGTCAAAGCCGTGGCGATTTGTTTAGCGAAGGGATGACTGGCTTTAGCAGTTTGTCTTTATTAAAGCAGCCAACTCGGACGGCAAGGTTTGACTATACCGGTGAAGAGCGTTGGCGCTTGATATCGCTGATTAGTCTGAATTTTTTATCGCTTGCCGCCCAAGATGCTGAGCTGATGAAGGAGTATTTATCGCTATATGACATTACCCAGTCTGCTTCTAATAAACTGTTGGTCGAAGGTATTGTGTCTGTCGAAACCAGTATCGAAGCTCGACGTATTCAGCGCTTGCCACAGCCTGGTTTTGTGCGCGGTACACTGATCAATATTCAAATCAGCCAAAAGAATTTTGCTGGAGTGAGTATCCGCCAGTTTGCCCATTTATTGGCGCATGTGTTTGGCTATCACGCCAGCTTAAACAGCTTTGTTGAAGTGTCCATTAGTGATGCCATTACCAAAGAGGAGATATACAGATGTCAGCCACGCAGCGGTCTCAGTCCTCTTATTTAA
- the tssE gene encoding type VI secretion system baseplate subunit TssE: MNYATNASNKEIGFRPNLFEQLFDDQPRHLSHELVVRRLNIDELKSSVARDLEALLNTRCVVSSKLQAYQHVRSSILNFGILDFVGLSSANPTDCDYICRQIAQTVEQQDTRLKNVRVSLDIGAVDVNQLCFSIEALLKVYPAQELVSFDAFFEPSSQRYLIK, encoded by the coding sequence ATGAATTACGCCACTAACGCCTCTAACAAAGAAATTGGCTTTCGTCCAAATTTGTTCGAGCAGTTATTTGATGATCAGCCCCGTCATTTGTCGCATGAGCTCGTGGTTCGTCGTCTTAATATCGATGAGCTAAAGTCTTCGGTCGCACGAGACCTTGAAGCTTTATTAAATACGCGTTGTGTGGTGTCAAGTAAGCTTCAGGCCTATCAACACGTGCGCTCATCGATATTGAATTTTGGCATATTAGATTTTGTGGGACTCAGCAGTGCCAATCCTACTGACTGTGATTATATCTGTCGCCAAATAGCCCAAACAGTCGAGCAACAAGATACCCGGCTAAAAAACGTTCGCGTATCGCTAGATATTGGCGCTGTTGATGTCAATCAACTGTGTTTTTCTATTGAAGCATTATTAAAGGTTTATCCAGCACAAGAGCTGGTCAGCTTCGATGCGTTCTTTGAGCCAAGCTCTCAGCGTTACTTAATAAAATAA